One Cupriavidus necator N-1 DNA window includes the following coding sequences:
- a CDS encoding helix-turn-helix transcriptional regulator codes for MLRDHLIGDLYEAAIRQDDFLEVLQRTAEAVGANVFHMFSWDPANNCPRFSVYTPASQFDSVVAIYEAYYGALDPRRDLVQRAPAGALVACQDHITDRDVARSEFYQDFQLPTAGHRYLMGTRLPRPGGSETLLGLLRNKGRKPYSDADRTTAASLIPHLHRAINLWQDAKVLHQDAALGTELIEQMGLAVFALDKEGRVVFSNTAGEALLSAGTALRLRHGRLAAPHAPDNDALLAAILRVARSRRGESLALRNATGATYDLFMSIAGCPGQTLTTFGSASVLVTARTRGNAPLVTAQQLHQAFGLTPAEAAVAEALIEGTSPEDYANIKGVSPHTVRYQVRAVLAKTNSRSQVKAVSTMLSILSQKKPG; via the coding sequence ATGCTAAGAGACCATCTGATTGGGGACCTTTACGAGGCCGCCATTCGACAAGACGACTTCCTGGAAGTCCTGCAACGCACCGCGGAGGCGGTCGGCGCGAACGTCTTTCACATGTTCAGTTGGGACCCGGCAAACAACTGTCCGCGCTTCTCGGTGTATACGCCAGCCTCCCAATTCGACTCTGTTGTCGCGATCTACGAGGCTTACTATGGTGCACTGGATCCGCGGCGCGATTTGGTCCAGCGGGCACCCGCAGGAGCGCTCGTTGCCTGCCAAGACCACATCACCGACCGAGACGTGGCTCGGAGCGAGTTCTACCAGGACTTCCAGCTCCCAACTGCTGGACACCGTTATCTGATGGGAACCCGCCTTCCCCGGCCCGGAGGAAGCGAAACCCTCCTAGGGCTCCTTCGCAACAAGGGAAGAAAGCCTTATAGCGACGCGGACAGAACGACCGCAGCCAGTCTGATCCCGCATCTCCATCGCGCCATCAACCTTTGGCAGGACGCCAAGGTTTTGCATCAGGACGCCGCGCTGGGGACCGAACTGATAGAGCAAATGGGCCTTGCGGTCTTCGCTCTGGACAAGGAGGGACGAGTCGTCTTTTCCAATACGGCTGGGGAGGCGCTGCTGAGCGCCGGGACAGCGCTCAGGCTCAGGCACGGTCGACTGGCAGCGCCCCACGCTCCAGACAATGACGCGCTCCTGGCTGCGATCCTTCGGGTTGCGCGATCCAGACGCGGGGAAAGCCTGGCGCTGCGAAATGCCACCGGAGCCACATACGACCTGTTCATGAGCATCGCCGGCTGTCCGGGGCAAACGCTGACGACTTTCGGGTCCGCATCGGTCCTGGTTACGGCAAGGACGCGTGGAAATGCCCCCCTTGTCACCGCCCAGCAGTTGCACCAGGCTTTTGGTTTGACGCCGGCGGAAGCGGCCGTGGCGGAGGCGCTGATAGAAGGCACGTCCCCAGAGGATTATGCGAACATCAAAGGGGTCTCACCTCACACGGTTCGATACCAGGTGCGGGCCGTTCTCGCAAAGACCAACTCTCGATCGCAAGTCAAAGCCGTGAGTACGATGTTATCGATACTCTCGCAGAAAAAGCCGGGTTGA
- a CDS encoding integrase, with the protein MPQTALVLTHKGGRYELSVKRRTNGAGELVEYLAADSLQSYVTGLHRAAGFGTGYSRHSGRRTFASRLLA; encoded by the coding sequence GTGCCTCAAACGGCCCTGGTCCTCACGCACAAGGGCGGCAGGTACGAACTGAGTGTCAAGCGCCGAACCAATGGTGCCGGCGAACTGGTCGAATACCTGGCGGCCGATAGTCTGCAGAGCTACGTCACGGGCCTGCACCGCGCGGCGGGCTTTGGCACCGGCTACAGCCGCCACTCTGGCCGCCGAACGTTTGCCAGCCGGCTTCTCGCATAG
- a CDS encoding AbrB/MazE/SpoVT family DNA-binding domain-containing protein — protein sequence MELSIQKWGNSAAVRLPTTLLEQLKVALGDKLSVDVRPDGVMLKPARHKYSLDELVAQCDPKAPTPRGLADWSGVKPVGREVW from the coding sequence ATGGAACTATCGATTCAAAAATGGGGCAACAGCGCCGCCGTGCGCCTCCCCACAACATTGCTTGAACAACTCAAGGTGGCATTGGGTGACAAGCTGTCTGTGGATGTGCGTCCGGATGGCGTCATGCTTAAGCCCGCCCGGCACAAGTATTCACTCGATGAACTGGTTGCTCAGTGCGATCCCAAGGCGCCGACGCCCAGAGGGCTGGCTGATTGGAGTGGGGTCAAGCCGGTTGGGCGCGAAGTATGGTGA
- a CDS encoding type II toxin-antitoxin system ChpB family toxin gives MVRRVKFDRGDIVRVSLNPTEGREQQGDFRPALVLSPAPFNALGVALVAPITQGGDFARFAGFAVPLSGAGTETQGVVLVNMVRTLDLEARGAKKVEQAPAEVVEDALARLQTILE, from the coding sequence ATGGTGAGGCGTGTCAAGTTTGACCGAGGCGACATTGTGCGAGTGAGCTTGAACCCAACGGAGGGGCGTGAGCAACAGGGGGATTTCCGTCCCGCGCTCGTACTGTCGCCCGCGCCATTCAATGCACTCGGTGTCGCCCTGGTTGCGCCGATTACGCAGGGTGGCGATTTCGCACGCTTCGCTGGTTTTGCTGTTCCGCTGTCCGGTGCTGGCACGGAGACCCAAGGTGTCGTGCTGGTGAACATGGTGCGCACGCTGGATCTTGAAGCTCGCGGTGCCAAGAAGGTCGAGCAGGCGCCGGCCGAGGTTGTGGAAGATGCGCTTGCGCGTCTTCAAACGATCCTTGAATAG
- a CDS encoding IS110 family RNA-guided transposase, whose translation MAMRKQEEDVVFPNAAGIDVGASSHWVAVPRDLAEKAGCEPVREVGAMTDDLHALADWLLTCGLDTVALESTGVYWIPVYEVLEQRSLTVWLVDVRQMKYVPGRKSDVLDCQWLQKLMSLGLLRAAWRPGDEVCVVRAVVRQREVLLAAQAEWVQRMQKALVQMNLQLGEVLSDLMGMTGQAIVRAIVAGERDPNVLARHRHARVKASERDIARALTGNWREEHLFVLGQALAMFDSLAQRILECDAKIEALLAPLGRHEVELGGPGKRRGKNTPEFDARTALARWSGVDLTRINGLAVTSVLTILSEIGPDLRRFGSVKHFCSWLGLCPGTKVSGGKVLSARTRRSTNRVRQALKLAAMSLSHNDSALGAFYRRLCARMDKPRANTAVAHKLARMVYFMLTRGETFVDQGQQRYEEQQRERSIAALKRRAAALGYQIYPVAVAP comes from the coding sequence ATGGCTATGCGCAAGCAAGAAGAAGACGTGGTATTCCCCAACGCGGCGGGGATCGACGTGGGCGCGTCGAGCCACTGGGTGGCGGTGCCGCGGGATCTGGCCGAGAAGGCCGGCTGCGAGCCGGTGCGCGAAGTCGGCGCGATGACCGACGACCTGCATGCGCTGGCCGACTGGCTACTGACGTGCGGCTTGGACACGGTGGCGCTGGAATCCACCGGGGTCTACTGGATCCCCGTCTATGAAGTGCTGGAGCAACGCAGCTTGACGGTCTGGCTGGTCGATGTGCGGCAGATGAAATACGTGCCCGGGCGCAAGAGCGACGTGCTCGACTGCCAGTGGCTGCAGAAGCTGATGAGCCTGGGGCTGCTGCGCGCGGCCTGGCGCCCCGGCGATGAAGTCTGTGTGGTGCGCGCGGTGGTGCGTCAGCGCGAGGTGCTACTGGCCGCGCAGGCCGAATGGGTGCAGCGTATGCAGAAGGCGCTGGTGCAGATGAACCTTCAGCTCGGCGAAGTGCTCAGCGACTTGATGGGCATGACCGGACAGGCCATCGTGCGGGCCATTGTGGCGGGCGAGCGTGACCCCAACGTGCTGGCGCGCCATCGCCATGCACGCGTCAAGGCCAGCGAGCGCGACATCGCGCGGGCGCTGACGGGTAACTGGCGTGAGGAGCACCTCTTCGTGCTCGGGCAGGCCCTGGCAATGTTCGACAGCCTGGCCCAGCGCATCCTCGAGTGCGACGCCAAGATCGAGGCGTTGCTCGCGCCGCTGGGCCGTCACGAGGTCGAACTCGGCGGGCCGGGCAAGCGGCGTGGCAAGAATACTCCGGAGTTTGATGCGCGCACCGCGTTGGCGCGCTGGTCCGGCGTGGACCTGACGCGCATCAATGGCCTGGCCGTTACCTCGGTACTGACGATCCTCTCGGAGATCGGCCCGGACCTGCGCCGCTTTGGCAGCGTCAAGCACTTCTGCTCGTGGCTGGGGCTGTGTCCCGGCACCAAGGTCAGCGGCGGCAAGGTCCTGTCGGCGCGCACCCGGCGCTCCACCAACCGGGTGCGCCAGGCGCTCAAGCTCGCGGCCATGAGCCTGTCGCATAACGACTCCGCGCTCGGCGCGTTCTACCGACGGCTGTGTGCCCGCATGGACAAGCCGCGCGCGAATACCGCCGTCGCCCACAAGCTGGCGCGCATGGTGTACTTCATGCTCACGCGCGGCGAGACCTTCGTCGACCAGGGCCAGCAGCGCTACGAAGAACAACAGCGCGAGCGCAGCATCGCCGCGCTCAAACGCCGCGCCGCTGCACTCGGCTATCAGATCTATCCCGTGGCGGTGGCGCCCTGA
- a CDS encoding topoisomerase DNA-binding C4 zinc finger domain-containing protein, translating to MVERKGSAGAFWGCQNYPGCKVRLSRNV from the coding sequence ATGGTTGAGCGGAAAGGGTCAGCTGGTGCATTCTGGGGTTGCCAAAACTATCCCGGTTGCAAGGTCAGACTGTCCCGCAACGTCTAG
- a CDS encoding LysR substrate-binding domain-containing protein: MRIPPVKAIIAFESVARTKSVSRASEELGLTASAVSHQIGNLEEALGQALFFRQGRGLVLTPVGEQYLRDITGVLADLNRATERASSPANIEILRVHSSPSFGLMWLLPRLESFQADNGDIQLNLSCSYEDISFTGGYYDVDIRHGYAHWRDVEVRTLRRETIAPLASPAYLEKHPIATPTDLLAQRLIYSETPLVQWQQWLARFGVAGGRKTFDFTFDRSYMSLETAALGLGVALESTLLASVMIRKGALVPVFDDAHAIEVGSHHLVYPQQNTDLPRVARFLAWMERQLSNSG; this comes from the coding sequence ATGCGGATTCCTCCGGTGAAGGCCATCATTGCCTTCGAAAGCGTTGCCAGAACCAAGAGCGTCAGCCGTGCATCGGAGGAACTGGGCTTGACGGCGTCCGCTGTTAGCCACCAGATCGGTAACCTCGAGGAGGCGCTCGGCCAGGCGCTCTTCTTCCGGCAAGGACGCGGATTGGTCCTGACGCCTGTCGGCGAGCAATATCTCCGTGACATTACCGGTGTGCTCGCCGATTTGAATCGTGCGACGGAGCGCGCTTCCAGCCCAGCCAACATCGAGATCCTGCGGGTCCACTCGAGTCCCAGTTTCGGCCTGATGTGGCTATTGCCGCGGCTGGAATCCTTCCAGGCTGACAACGGCGACATCCAGTTGAACCTGTCCTGCTCCTATGAGGACATCTCCTTCACGGGCGGCTACTACGACGTGGATATCCGACACGGCTATGCCCATTGGCGCGATGTCGAGGTCAGGACCTTGCGCCGCGAGACCATTGCCCCGCTCGCGTCGCCGGCCTACCTCGAGAAGCATCCCATAGCGACGCCGACTGACCTGCTCGCGCAGCGGCTCATCTATTCGGAAACCCCGCTTGTCCAATGGCAGCAATGGCTCGCCAGATTCGGCGTCGCGGGCGGTCGCAAGACGTTCGATTTCACCTTCGACCGCTCCTACATGTCGCTCGAAACCGCGGCGCTGGGGCTTGGCGTGGCGCTGGAAAGCACGCTGCTGGCCTCTGTCATGATCCGCAAGGGCGCGCTCGTTCCCGTGTTCGACGACGCCCATGCCATCGAGGTTGGCAGCCACCACCTCGTCTATCCCCAGCAGAACACCGACCTGCCGCGCGTGGCGCGCTTCCTGGCCTGGATGGAGCGCCAGTTGTCGAACTCTGGCTGA
- a CDS encoding SDR family NAD(P)-dependent oxidoreductase, producing the protein MLVENNVVIITGAASPRGIGKATAKAFAAQGASVVILDLRLEDAQAAASELGDQHLGLACDVTDKAACERAAQAVLQRYGRIDALVNNAGITQPVRTLDIQAGNYDAVLDVNLRGTLYMSQAVLPQMREQKRGSIVCMSSVSAQRGGGIFGGPHYSAAKAGVLGLARAMAREFGADGIRINSITPGLIQTDITGDKLTPEMRADIIKGIPLGRLGNAIDVANACVFLASDMSAYLTGITLDVNGGMLIH; encoded by the coding sequence ATGCTGGTCGAGAACAACGTAGTCATCATCACGGGCGCCGCCTCCCCGCGTGGCATCGGCAAGGCCACTGCCAAGGCCTTTGCGGCCCAGGGCGCCTCGGTAGTCATCCTCGACCTGCGCCTCGAGGACGCGCAGGCCGCCGCCAGCGAACTGGGCGACCAGCACCTGGGGCTGGCATGCGATGTGACAGACAAGGCCGCCTGCGAACGTGCGGCCCAGGCGGTGCTGCAGCGCTATGGGCGCATCGACGCGTTGGTCAACAACGCCGGCATCACCCAGCCGGTGCGCACGCTGGATATCCAGGCCGGCAACTACGACGCCGTGCTGGATGTGAACTTGCGCGGCACCCTCTATATGTCGCAGGCCGTGTTGCCGCAGATGCGCGAGCAGAAGCGTGGCAGCATCGTGTGCATGTCGTCGGTCTCCGCGCAGCGCGGCGGTGGCATCTTTGGCGGCCCGCACTACAGCGCGGCCAAGGCCGGCGTGCTGGGCCTGGCCCGCGCCATGGCGCGCGAGTTCGGGGCGGACGGCATCCGAATCAATTCCATTACCCCGGGCCTGATCCAGACCGACATCACCGGCGACAAGCTCACCCCGGAGATGCGTGCCGACATCATCAAGGGCATCCCACTGGGCCGCCTGGGCAACGCCATCGACGTGGCCAATGCCTGCGTATTCCTGGCCAGCGACATGTCCGCCTACCTCACTGGCATCACGCTGGACGTCAACGGCGGCATGCTGATCCACTAA
- a CDS encoding MFS transporter has product MKTKYAASPMGGEATLHADAASFETRTYAKVVKRLIPFLMLCYLGAYLDRVNVGFAKLQMLNDLQFSETIYGLGAGIFFLGYFLFEVPSNVILHKVGAKRWLARIMLTWAVISACFAFVSTPTQFYILRFLLGAAEAGFAPGVILYMTYWFPSERRAKALSLFFMAIPLAGIVGGPLSGYIMHAFHGMGDLAGWKWLFLLEALPSLFLGVAILLYLDNGIEQAHWLTDAEKALLKRNIEGDNAQKTQHMSIRSFMGDRRLWLMAGIYFCVVLGQYGLTFWLPTIIRKAGVADPLWVGIYTALPYLCAIVALPLVGMSADRHRERRFHLMVPMVVAAAGFATLPMLGSVSASLVCLCIAAAGILASSSQFWALPTALLGGMSAAAGIAAVNCVANLAGFFSPAIVGWLNDLTGKSTAGLVFISATVVFGAMLVFLVPARSVNR; this is encoded by the coding sequence ATGAAAACCAAATACGCAGCCTCGCCCATGGGCGGCGAGGCAACGCTGCACGCCGATGCCGCCAGCTTCGAGACCCGCACCTACGCCAAGGTGGTGAAGCGGCTCATCCCGTTTCTGATGCTGTGCTACCTGGGCGCCTACCTGGACCGGGTCAACGTGGGCTTTGCCAAGCTGCAGATGCTGAACGACCTGCAGTTCAGCGAAACCATCTACGGCCTGGGTGCAGGCATCTTCTTCCTTGGCTATTTCCTCTTCGAGGTGCCCAGTAACGTGATCCTCCACAAGGTGGGCGCCAAGCGCTGGCTGGCGCGGATTATGCTGACGTGGGCGGTGATCTCTGCCTGCTTCGCCTTCGTCAGTACGCCAACCCAGTTCTACATCCTGCGCTTCCTGCTAGGTGCGGCCGAGGCCGGATTCGCGCCCGGCGTGATCCTGTACATGACCTACTGGTTCCCGTCCGAGCGCCGTGCCAAGGCCTTGTCGCTGTTTTTCATGGCCATCCCGCTGGCGGGCATCGTAGGCGGGCCGCTGTCGGGCTACATCATGCATGCCTTCCACGGCATGGGCGACCTTGCCGGCTGGAAGTGGCTGTTCCTGCTCGAGGCACTGCCGTCGCTGTTCCTCGGGGTGGCCATCCTGCTTTACCTGGACAACGGCATCGAGCAGGCGCACTGGCTCACCGACGCCGAGAAGGCGCTGCTCAAGCGCAATATCGAAGGCGACAATGCGCAGAAGACGCAACACATGTCGATCCGATCCTTCATGGGCGACCGTCGTCTGTGGCTGATGGCCGGGATCTACTTCTGCGTGGTGCTGGGCCAGTACGGCCTGACATTCTGGCTGCCCACGATCATCCGCAAGGCCGGCGTGGCCGATCCGCTGTGGGTGGGCATCTACACCGCGCTGCCCTATCTCTGCGCCATCGTGGCCTTGCCGCTGGTTGGCATGAGCGCCGACCGCCACCGCGAGCGTCGTTTCCACCTGATGGTGCCGATGGTGGTGGCCGCGGCCGGGTTTGCCACGCTGCCAATGCTGGGCAGTGTCAGCGCATCGCTGGTGTGCCTGTGCATCGCCGCGGCGGGCATCCTGGCCTCGTCTTCGCAGTTCTGGGCGCTGCCCACCGCGCTGCTGGGCGGCATGTCGGCCGCAGCGGGCATTGCCGCGGTCAACTGCGTAGCCAACCTGGCCGGCTTCTTCTCACCCGCCATCGTGGGCTGGCTCAACGACCTGACTGGCAAGTCCACCGCCGGGCTGGTGTTCATCTCGGCCACCGTGGTGTTTGGCGCCATGCTGGTCTTCCTCGTTCCTGCCCGCTCCGTGAACCGCTGA